The following nucleotide sequence is from Myripristis murdjan chromosome 22, fMyrMur1.1, whole genome shotgun sequence.
TACTTTGGTGGCCTAGGAGGGATCTGGCGTTGCTCGACTTGGTTACAGTTTTAACTTCCTAATGGCAAAGGGAGAATGCACTACACAGTGGAGCAAAACAGAGGACACCTGTTCAACACTGCGGAACAGGAAAGCCTTTCTCAgctcagagaagcagcagcaggactccCAACCAAAGGATGGAGACAACAGTCAAACTGCTGGACACTCATCAAAGGATGGCACCCAGTCCTCGAACGGGACATCGGCTCAGTGGACGGACAGAGGGACCGACCCTCCCAGAAAGGAGACCCATAGctcagtgttgctgctgctggtgacGGTGCTTTCTTTCTCCACGCGCCTCTACAAGATAATGGAGCCTGCACACGTGTGGTGAGTgacccattttttttaattttttttttttaatgatcacaGATTCTGTCTAAATCAGTAATGCCACTTGTCTCATTATGCTTGGACCTGGGTGTTTCAGCTGGGACGAGACACACTTTGGAAAGATGGGGAGCTACTACATCAACAGGACCTTCTTTTTTGATGTCCATCCTCCTCTGGGGAAGGTGAGATGCAAGATGAGCCCCTCTTTGCAGGACGTACAAAAGTAATCATACCCGTATTTGCCTTTTGTTGGATGAATCAGTTTCCCTTCTGCTCCTCTCCAGATGCTGATAGGTCTCGCCGGGTACGTGACAGGTTATGATGGTACCTTTCCCTTCATAAAGCCAGGAGACAAATATGAACACCATAACTACTGGGGGATGAGAGGGGTAAGCACATTTTCCATGCAAGAAGCCTAATCTTATTCCATAGATTTCCAAAATATGACATATTGTTACCACTTGATCATTAAGATACTAAGATTTGCTTACATTTCTCACTCATCTCGTTATAGAGTTTATATTTTGGGTTTCTTGGGCTGTTTTAACTTCCTACGAGTGTtttcattattctttttattcattcgTGCACATAGTGCAGGTAGTTGCAGCCCTTGTCATCACTTTAACAGGACAGGGCGTAGTATGGCTGCTGATTTGCTGTCTGTCCTGCCTGATTCCTTCCAGTTCTGTGCCGTGCTGGGCTCCTTCCTCCCCGTCTTCGCCTACCTCATAGTGCTGGAGCTGTCTCAGTCCCGCACCGCTGCGCTCATCACTGCTACTCTGCTCATATTTGGTCAGTGTATGTCCATCTGTACAAAAGGGCCACCTAGCTACCTagaaaaatgaatttctgttttgtattttgggtgaactctTCCTTTAACATTTCAAATTGTTCAAACTTAGCAACGACGAGGCAGGGGCAGAGTTTCACACGTACACTCAAAATACACAAATTGTGACTGTTACCATTGTTACAGCTCGGTGAATCAGTGCATAATGATGCTCTCTTGACAGATACTGGCTGCATCACTATTTCCCAGTACATCCTGCTGGACCCCATTCTCATGTTCTTCATCATGGGAGCGGTGCTGAGCATGGTCAAGTTCAAGCAGCAGACCCACAGGTTTGTCCTTATTTATCTACCTCATGCAATGCTATGCTGTCTTATCCAACAAAGACAAATGCCACATGCTGATAATGTCTTGTGTCATGCAAGGCACAGTGCTCTATATAGCCATTTTGTGTTAGTGTGTAAAATCTGATTGGTGTTATGGAAATGGGCTGGTTATTAGAGCCCCGGTGATAAATCAGACTGTGGTTATTATTGGCTGATATTGGTTCATCGCAGATACATCAGATTCTCTGTGTAAATGATGGTTGATATGCAAAAAAGACAGCAGATATTACGCCAATAGCTCCtcagatcatttaaaaactgttatCATTAAATAGTTTGTCTACAAACTCCATTGGCTCCAGTACTTTGTAGTACTGGAAACAATGTAGTATACTTTGTAGTGTGTAAGATTCTTATTCAACTGTATCAATCTCcaaatatatttattacaaCTATTTCAATGCCAGATTTGATTATTCTTtgttacaaatgtgtttttatgaataaaaaaaacacccaataTATCATTATCGGAGGTTTTTCACTCTGAAATATTAATATCTGTATCAGCCCCAAAAGTCTGTGTTGGTGAGGCTCTACTGGTTACATAGTATTGTCGCTTGTTTCCAGGCCTTTTAGCGCACCCTGGTGGCTGTGGCTGGTACTGACCGGTGTAAACCTTGCTGGGGCGTTGGGGGTGAAGTTTGTGGGGCTGTTTGTCATCCTGCTGGTGGGACTGAACACAGCCTGGGACCTCTGGGGACTTCTGGGAAACCTGCACCTCTCACTGGTAAACAGGAGCACTCATTGAACTGTACTGGGAACCAATACTGATGTCAGGTTAAGCCAGAATTTCAACAATTCAGCCGCCTCacctttctctctgctttattCTCTGTTGCCAGGTGGACATCGCAAAGCATTTCCTGGCTCGTGTTGTCGGACTCATCCTGCTGCCGCTGTTCCTTTATGTTACGATATTTGCGATCCACTTTGTAGTGTTGAACAAAAGGTGGGTGTGAGTGTTTCTTGGCTCACAGAATGTTGTGTGATGACATCCGCCACATTTCCCAGGTAGTCATGGTTGTCCTCTCTTACCAGCGGACCAGGAGACGGCTTCTTCAGCTCTGCCTTTCAGTCTCGTCTCATAGGGAACAATCTACACAACGCATCTATGCCTGAGTGTGAGTTTCAAACACATCTGCAAACAAAAGCATTTCAGCACAGTGCCTGCATTGAGTAAAGCTTTGATTTTGATGGGCTGAAATTTTTGGCTTTTCTCTGTCTTAACTTTTTATTTCTAGCAACATATGAAATTaaaagagtctttttttttttttttttttttttttttaaccatctcaGCTTCTTAAAGTCCTTTTTTATGCTCAGTGCCAATACTGATGTGGGGGctcctttcttccctcccaAACACATGACCCACTAACTATCTATTTttagattttcaaatatttttaaatattattttttaatttaatttcttttttatttaaattttattacatttttaaatattatacatttttagattttacaaatatttttaaatagtattttaaattctttatagtttttatttaattttcttcagtttttaaatattattattttgtaaaccagtgtttttctgttcctGTGGTATAGACCTGGCGTACGGCTCCACCATCACTGTGAAAAACCTACGCATCGCCGGAGGCTACTTGCACTCGCACTGGCACTTGTACCCAGAGGGAGTGGGCGCCAAGCAGCAACAGGTGAGGCATCTGTGGAACATGCTGGAATGTAAtcaaatataattattattatttgtgattTCCTATGAATTAACAGTCTTGTCTGCTGTATCTGTGTCCTTCCAGGTCACAGCCTACCTCCATAAGGACTACAACAACTTGTGGCTGGTCCACAGGCAGGATGAGAATAATAGTGAGAAGGCTTGCCCCACTGTTAACAAACACCAGaatcatttattatcattaaggAATATTTGTGGTTATTcctatcatttattttttcttctcttacATTAAGCACAATCTGGGGCTCCTGATCTGGTCCGCCATGGTGACATCATCCGATTGGAGCACAAAGAGTAAGCGTCATGGTGATGCTTATCGCTGAATCCCTGCTAATCACACTAAACACTTTAATGTAATCTCATTCTCTTCTGACTAGCCTCCCATGTTTGCTCTCTAATTTGATTCTCCTGGTCCCTTCAGGACGACCCGTAACCTTCACAGTCACCTCCATGAGGCACCGCTGACCAAGAAGCACTTCCAGGTCACAGGCTATGGCATTGTGAGTATTGGTAAACTTGAAtatgcacaatttttttttatcagaatttccatatattttctgtgtgttgctTGTTGGTATTTCTTTGTATGTCTCAAAGTTTGAACTGTACCCCTTGCTTTGGTCTGTTCTTAGAACGCCACAGGAGACGCCAATGACCTGtggcaggtggaggtgtgtggaggcCGCAAGGGAGACCTGGTCAAAGTGTTGCGCAGCAAAGTGCGCTTCCTGCACAGAGCTACCGGCTGTGTGCTTTACTCCTCCGGCAAGACACTTCCCAAGTGGTAAGAGAGGTCTATTCCAGTCGAGCGTGTTCTGCTTTTCTGTACTGAAGATTGGTTTCAGATTTGTTCAGTTTGAGGACGGGTAAAGCTGACTGCAGGTCTTGTCTCTGGTTAGGGGCTGGGAACAGGTGGAGGTGACCTGCAGTCCTTACCTGAAGGAGACTCCCAGCTCTCAGTGGAGCATCGAAGATCACATCAACCCCAAATGTATGATACCTACAGCCCTTGTgtccttttttgtgtttatgtcttGACTCCAGACATTAACCTAAATGTTTCTTTGTATGTTGTGTCAGTGCCCAACATTAGCCTGTCCTTGCTGAAGCCCCATTTTCTGGAGATCTTACTGGAGTCACACATTGTCATGATCAGGGTAAGAAACTTTGAGAAGAGAAGTTAACTCAGCTGAGTTCAATAAATGACACAAGTATAACAATAATATAACAATCTAACAGTGTATAAATATAATGGCTTGTGTGGATATGTGTCTTTTTAGGGAAACAGTGGCTTGAAACCCAAAGACAATGAAATGAACTCAAAACCCTGGCACTGGCCCATCAACTATCAGGTGCGTTGTCTAAACTGTAtggtgcagtttttgtttttttaaactaggATTAAATGCCTAACTGCATCGTCCTAACTGCTAtgaatgttgttattttgtttctgtgaagGGATTGAGGTTTTCTGGTGTCAATGAGACGGAGTATCGTGTTTACTTGCTGGGGAATCCTGTAAGTTTGTCTCCAGCTTGCTTCATCTTACCACGGTGTGTCTGCCTGGCCAACACACACGCAAGCCC
It contains:
- the pomt2 gene encoding protein O-mannosyl-transferase 2 isoform X1 translates to MTLLDGEPTKEYQEGSGVARLGYSFNFLMAKGECTTQWSKTEDTCSTLRNRKAFLSSEKQQQDSQPKDGDNSQTAGHSSKDGTQSSNGTSAQWTDRGTDPPRKETHSSVLLLLVTVLSFSTRLYKIMEPAHVCWDETHFGKMGSYYINRTFFFDVHPPLGKMLIGLAGYVTGYDGTFPFIKPGDKYEHHNYWGMRGFCAVLGSFLPVFAYLIVLELSQSRTAALITATLLIFDTGCITISQYILLDPILMFFIMGAVLSMVKFKQQTHRPFSAPWWLWLVLTGVNLAGALGVKFVGLFVILLVGLNTAWDLWGLLGNLHLSLVDIAKHFLARVVGLILLPLFLYVTIFAIHFVVLNKSGPGDGFFSSAFQSRLIGNNLHNASMPEYLAYGSTITVKNLRIAGGYLHSHWHLYPEGVGAKQQQVTAYLHKDYNNLWLVHRQDENNTQSGAPDLVRHGDIIRLEHKETTRNLHSHLHEAPLTKKHFQVTGYGINATGDANDLWQVEVCGGRKGDLVKVLRSKVRFLHRATGCVLYSSGKTLPKWGWEQVEVTCSPYLKETPSSQWSIEDHINPKLPNISLSLLKPHFLEILLESHIVMIRGNSGLKPKDNEMNSKPWHWPINYQGLRFSGVNETEYRVYLLGNPVVWWINLASLGLYVIMVAVASVALQRGVPLDQRRREHCCVLRRGGGLLLLGWLLHYAPFYTMGRILYYHHYFPAMLFSSMLTGITLHILLQSTDFLLRPPYSYWLQKVGQMLLLFSVLYSFYLFHPLSYGMRGPLAHEPASAMAGLRWMDSWEF
- the pomt2 gene encoding protein O-mannosyl-transferase 2 isoform X2 translates to MAKGECTTQWSKTEDTCSTLRNRKAFLSSEKQQQDSQPKDGDNSQTAGHSSKDGTQSSNGTSAQWTDRGTDPPRKETHSSVLLLLVTVLSFSTRLYKIMEPAHVCWDETHFGKMGSYYINRTFFFDVHPPLGKMLIGLAGYVTGYDGTFPFIKPGDKYEHHNYWGMRGFCAVLGSFLPVFAYLIVLELSQSRTAALITATLLIFDTGCITISQYILLDPILMFFIMGAVLSMVKFKQQTHRPFSAPWWLWLVLTGVNLAGALGVKFVGLFVILLVGLNTAWDLWGLLGNLHLSLVDIAKHFLARVVGLILLPLFLYVTIFAIHFVVLNKSGPGDGFFSSAFQSRLIGNNLHNASMPEYLAYGSTITVKNLRIAGGYLHSHWHLYPEGVGAKQQQVTAYLHKDYNNLWLVHRQDENNTQSGAPDLVRHGDIIRLEHKETTRNLHSHLHEAPLTKKHFQVTGYGINATGDANDLWQVEVCGGRKGDLVKVLRSKVRFLHRATGCVLYSSGKTLPKWGWEQVEVTCSPYLKETPSSQWSIEDHINPKLPNISLSLLKPHFLEILLESHIVMIRGNSGLKPKDNEMNSKPWHWPINYQGLRFSGVNETEYRVYLLGNPVVWWINLASLGLYVIMVAVASVALQRGVPLDQRRREHCCVLRRGGGLLLLGWLLHYAPFYTMGRILYYHHYFPAMLFSSMLTGITLHILLQSTDFLLRPPYSYWLQKVGQMLLLFSVLYSFYLFHPLSYGMRGPLAHEPASAMAGLRWMDSWEF